DNA sequence from the Octopus bimaculoides isolate UCB-OBI-ISO-001 chromosome 22, ASM119413v2, whole genome shotgun sequence genome:
gcgtTAAACGATGgtcactttgaaaaaaaaaattcgttcaataaaacaaaaattcgttcaataaaaaaataatacttttcattatcaacacaccaccatcaccgccgccactgTCGCTatctgcatttctctctctctctctctctctctctctctctctctctctctctctctctctctctctctctctctctctctctctctctcaatataactACCTCACCTGTCCATCCCTCTCTTTCTACCTTTCccttcagctaactttttaaTCACGTAATAAGTATTCCTTCCCCACCCCACCGCACATCGTTAacacgtctctttctctctctctccccctctctctctctctctctctctctctctcgttatcgTCTAATCCTTTCCCTTGAAAATTCCTGCCCTTCTCCCTAAACGAGAAACCATAATTTAATGACTTATTTCCTACCATATTCTGTATTTACAGTGGCAAGTGTAAGAGAACCCTATGTTCAATGTATGAGTGTAACCGATATTTGACAGACAAGAATTGCTGCCCAGGTGTGAATTGTCATTGTAATTTACCACAACGGATATGCATGTGTAGTTCACAAAATATCATCTATGGGACTCATAACAGTATACTCCAAAGTATAATTGCTCTTCCCATTTTTCTTGTAAATTTACATCTTATTGACGTTCTGTTCTTGTGAATCTTGTGGATAAATTTCATGCATCAGATTCTTTTTATACAAGGAGAAAAATCGATGAAATCACGaagacaaaatatttgttttaggtAAGAATTTAGAACTGTAATACATACAGAAACCAAAGGAAACAGGCAAATATCAAAAGTATATTCAACTACAAAAACATCAActagtgctgttgctgctgctactactactactactactactactactactactactactactactactactactactactacatcttcaATTTTAAAACTAACTCAATTATCAAATCCTATATCAAAAGAATACTACGAATAAATTTCATGAAAcaaagtgaaatattaaatattaacgaGCAGAAGTTTGATTTTGTAATTTATCCCTGAAAGAAATTCACGGATGTTGTACCAAAAACTGAAAAGGTAAAGAAGAGAGAATGAGCAAAACATAACCTACCATTATGACATTTCTAAAACCCCTAAATTAGCAGACATGGTTCTTGCATTGTAttactcatattttttttaataaaacgtTGTTTGTGCAAGCAATTAAAACTTCTTTCTTGTCTAGTGTTAACTAATTCaattttcaaagtaaatatttgatataattctTCTAGGCACAAATTGCATTTTTCGTTCCCTATTTTCTAAACTAATAACGGGGAGAATTACTCCTTGAACAATGGCTGAAGAGATCGTACAGATTATGCATAAATCCCTGCgtataaatatgaagaaatttgCAATTGATACAATCGAAATACGTGTCGGACAATTACTATAAATAAACCAAACAGAAAGtctgaatgttcaaattctttgtTTCCCTTATTATTAGAGAGTGTGggggtgagtttgtgtgtgtgtgtgtgtgtgtgaatttgcctgtctgtatgttagtgtgtttgtatacacgtaTTTACGCATAATTGTAAAGAGTGATCTAGCGGAACGTTTCGCACACCGGTGCTGCTTAACGGCAcatcatccgtctttatgttcagagttcaaacgcTGCccaggtcgacattacctttcatcactctggggttgataaaataagtaccagttgagcacggcgcttgatataatcgatttactcaATCACCGAAaccttctggccttgtgcccaaaatatgaaacacacacacacacgtgtgtgtctgtgtgtgtaagcgtcTGTATGCCAGTAGGTATGtcttttacatatatgcatatgagtgtatgtatagatagagatagagaagacTAAGAGATAGGTGAATAAGAATATGAATTGGCACGCGTATGCATGTTGTTAAAATATTAGCTTCACAATCCCACACTTTTGTCAGAAATACGGGAGGGGCACAAGCGGAAATCTTACTGAGTCGTCCAGTATAGCTTAATTTTTGTATTAATTCCATAATGCTTGCAATGGACTTAATGTATACGAGACGTTATACTTCATGCTTATCCTCTTCCTATATTTCAAAATAACCTGAAAAGCCCGAGTCAGTACAACTGTTGTAGGTCCAAGTTAGACTACTTTGTTTATCTACCTTATCGGAACTCTTATGCTTTTCTAACACAATATTCCATACTAgacttttatttgatttattatagTGTCGGAAACTAAATTAATATAGTGCAGAAGAGTCCATATAATTTTCATCTGTGGCTAACTTGTCTCTACTTTGACGTTTCTCTTTCAGGTGGTATTATATGTACTCGTATCATTCTTCCTCAGAAATCTGAAAAGTAGGCGGTTTATTGCAAGTGCTGTTGCGTGAAGTGTCTTTCATTTCTTAATCAATACTGAAGATTTAACTTGGCCAAACACCACACTGATGCTTGTATCTTTCTATGAGTCAATCACatgaacttttatatattttagtcattagactgcggcaaaTCTGAAGCATCATCTTGAAGAAGTTTTGTGCCAAAATGTCGAATGAATTTTAAATCTTGGTTATCATTTATCGGAAGGTGATGATGAattgttaagttacggggacgtaaacacaccgattACGTTTGTGAAACGCTGGGcaggggaaacaaacacagacacaaaagacatatatgtatatacatgcatgcatgcatacgtacatacatacatacatgaatacctacatacatgcatacatacatatatacatagtgtgtatgtatgcatatatatatatatatatatatatatatatatatatatatatatgaagggcttctttcagtatttcctctaccaaatctattctcaCCATGGTTTGATTTACCCGTGGCTAAATACTTGTCCAAAATGCCaagcagttggactgaactcgaactcggaccatgtggttaggaggcaaacctcttaccacacacccactttGATCTTCggatatctttaaaatatttcttttaaatcactGCCAGTACAGAAATCTGATTTACTTGAATTGTGTCCCACCTATAATTTATCTCACCAGATAAAATCAAATGCAGGATGGTGATATCTGTGTTATATATGACACCGCAACgaaatttctatcctttttttttttttatcttttgatagtgatatttcctatttacttccATCTAGAAATCAATGGAAATTGActtctattcccttcaaactttgctttcgtGACCTGGACATCAACGTTTTCAAAGTGatctattttctattatattttagacagattcagcgctgagttgtaGAAACAGACATATTGTTATAGCTAATATTCTGATCAATACCACACATTTGTTGTTTAGTTATTTGACCTTGTCCACTTGaacatgtcctttagtggcttacaatatgcgcatctctgataatgagcaggagtagtgagtGAGTATCAATGCCATATGATGAAAGGGGATTTTTGGAGTGTGAATCAATGTAAGAAAAAcaaagtctgaaggaaatattaatcCTTTTTCATAGTTTCTAGAGAAAAGCAAAGAGGAAACAGAAGTtgttacccaaggacaaaaatagTGCTACACACTGTTACGATTTATGGACGTTAATGAAAGAAGCCAGATTTTCTATGTATAGCGAAAAGTGGGGAATGCTGGAACCATATTTATCgtttttttgtttccttgcttttcttttcttatctctctattttcctgtttcttttttcttaaatgttATAATGTAGAACTTGCCGAATATTCTggtttttacaatatttatagtgTGACACTCCAATGTAAATCTTACCATCCATATCCGAAACTTAAAAGCAAGAACCACAGCGAAGAACGAAGCACAAAGAATTCGTTACGTTCAATGACGTAAAAACAAATAGGACAGCGAAGAACAAAGCACTAAATATTTGTAATAGtttgataaattaatttaattggaatttcattaaaatttcacgGATTAATAGCATAAATATATGAGATATTTGATGCGATTGTCGTACAAAATTAAGGGTTGTTAGGAAACTCATGTTTGTTGgttattgtttacatattttcacttcttttaccATTTCCGCTCTTGGTCAACATACGTGAATCTCTTTCCAGGATAAATTACAAAAATCAAACTTCTGCtcgttaatattttatatttcacagtcTTTCTTGATGTTTATTCAAAGTGTTATATTGTTATAGGATTTGATAGTTGAGTTAATTTCAAAAAttgaaaaagtagtagtagtagtagtagtagtagtagtagtagtagtagtagtagtagtagtagtagtagtagtagtagtagtatcagcagcagcagcagtagtagtagtagtggtagtggtggtggtagtagtagtagtagtagtagtagNNNNNNNNNNNNNNNNNNNNNNNNNNNNNNNNNNNNNNNNNNNNNNNNNNNNNNNNNNNNNNNNNNNNNNNNNNNNNNNNNNNNNNNNNNNNNNNNNNNNNNNNNNNNNNNNNNNNNNNNNNNNNNNNNNNNNNNNNNNNNNNNNNNNNNNNNNNNNNNNNNNNNNNNNNNNNNNNNNNNNNNNNNNNNNNNNNNNNNNNNNNNNNNNNNNNNNNNNNNNNNNNNNNNNNNNNNNNNNNNNNNNNNNNNNNNNNNNNNNNNNaggaggaggaggatggggaggaggtaaagtagcagcagcagcagcatcaacagcaacaacacttaattgatatttttgtaGTCGAGTGTGTTTTGCTGTGTTTggatccttttttgtttttttggtctGTCTTCGTGATCTCACCGATTTTCTCCTTGTATAAAAACCAATCTAACGTATGACATTTATCCACGAGATTCACCAGAGCAGAACGTTAATAAAATGGTAAATTTACAATAGAAATGAGAAAAACTATTACAGTTTGGAGTATACTGTTGTTAGCCACCTGGGTGATATTTTGAGAATTACAAAGACAGATACGGAAACGTTTACATCGACATCTGGTACCTGGGCAGCAAGCATATTGTGGTGTGTATGAGCTTCTGTCACAGTAAAGTTCGTTACAGCGCCCATGTCTCTTAATCTTCTTACTGTAAATACAGAATATGATAGGaaacagaatatattattaaattaaggTGTCTCGTCGAGGGAGAAGGcaaaaaatattggtttttaaaataaaatatattagatatatataaggatctctTCTAGGGACCCTATTATCGATGtcttcaacaatctgagtatgccataaGGTTCCATgaggtttctagacatgagttctactcacgtgtcaagtttcatcaaaatcgataaaacgatgtaggaggagttagctaacaaatccacaaacacacccacagatagAACTTCCCACCTATgtagtagattatatatattcgaaacgttTGTCCGTAAATAATTCTCCATTCTGTTTACTGAGAATGAAATGTTCTTACTTCAAGGATATCTGGCTTGTATAACTATGATTTTTATTTCTGTCCCAAACAATTCGCATT
Encoded proteins:
- the LOC128250541 gene encoding uncharacterized protein LOC128250541 isoform X3, translated to MRNDNIMAIIEYRLFDNQSCCSSEVYHQESSRCVMKGISVLLFCAFISYSFSDEQNVTSVHRQTTANVSLNNMTHSGKCKRTLCSMYECNRYLTDKNCCPGVNCHCNLPQRICMCSSQNIIYGTHNSILQSIIALPIFLVNLHLIDVLFL